CTTATTAATGCATTATGTCCAAATGagcaatattaataatattgtatTGCCGTATCTATGGGTGTAGGACTAGGTAAATCGGTAAGCAAACGCGGGTTTCTCCTTTAATGATTACAGTTTCGATTTTGTATGcatcattcaaatttgaataaaaatttcaattttcctctagtttttaatttttcgtCATCTTTATTCTGGTTTTCCGTGCATAACTAAACTTAAATGTATTTGTATCCCGGTCGTTCCCAGTTTCAATGACGTCAATTTATTTCGTTCCGCACACTGATTTCAAACTGTAAAACGGGCGTGCATTTCTGTTTGGTGGAGATTGTTCTGGAAGTTTGTTGGTTCTGGTCTTACATTTAACTGTTATATTCGAGAATTCGCATACGAAAAGCGAAAATGGCGGCGGCAATGGCATTCGATGAGTACGGGAGACCGTTTATCATCGTCAGAGATCAAGAAAGTAAATCTCGGTTAAGTGGACTGGAAGCAATTAAATCTCATATTTTAGCAGCTAAAACTGTAGCCTACACTGTCCGTACATCGCTTGGACCAAATGGCCTAGACAAGATGATGGTGTCTCCAGATGGAGAAGTCACTGTGACAAATGATGGAGCCACTATTTTAGATAAAATGGACGTTAACCACCAAATTGCTAAATTAATGGTGGAACTGTCAAAATCTCAGGATGACGAAATTGGAGATGGGACAACAGGGGTTGTTGTTCTGGCTGGGGCTTTATTGGAACATGCAGAACAGTTGATTGATCGCGGAATTCATCCGATTCGAATTGCTGATGGTTACGAGGCAGCCATGCATGttgcaattaaaaaattagATGAAATCGCTGACGTTTTCAAAGTTGATCCAAACGATTCAGAAAATTTAGTCAGAGTTGCTATGACAACATTGGGGTCTAAAATCGTTAACAAGTGTCATCACCAATTTGCTAAAATTGCTGTCGATGCAGTAATGGCTGTTGCAGATTTCAAACGTAAAGATGTCGATTTCGAATTGATCAAAGTAGAAGCGAAACAAGGAGGAAAATTAGAAGACAGTCAACTCATCAAAGGTGTTCTTGTTGACAAGGATATGAGTCACCCACAGATGCCAAAAGTCATCAAAGGTGCCAAACTGGCTATCCTAACTTGTCCATTTGAACCTCCAAAACCTAAAACCAAGCATAAGCTCGATGTTACTTCTGTGGAAGACTACAAACAGTTgcaagaatatgaaaaaaagaaGTTTCATGAAATGATAAAGCAGGTGAAAGATACTGGAGCAAATTTAGCAATCTGCCAGTGGGGATTTGATGATGAAGCTAATCATTTATTACTGCAGAATGAATTGCCTGCTGTTCGATGGGTAGGAGGACCAGAAATTGAGCTGATCGCCATAGCAACTGGGGGTAGAATCGTACCTCGATTTTCAGAGCTCACTCCTGAGAAATTAGGTCATGCTGGACTTGTTCGAGAGTTGTCATTTGGAACTACGAAAGATAAAATGTTGGTTATTGAAGAATGTAAAAATACAAAAGCAGTAACCATTTTCCTTCGTGgtggaaataaaatgattgtccAAGAAGCCAAGCGTTCTGTTCATGATGCTCTGTGTGTAATTCGAAATCTTGTTCGTGATAATCGTGTTGTGTACGGAGGAGGTGCTTGTGAAATCGCCTGCGCAGTTGCAGTGTCTAAAGAAGCTGAATTAAACCCATCTTTGGAGCAATACGCTATGCGTGCCTACGTACAAGCACTTGAGTCTGTGCCCCTTGCATTGGCAGAAAATAGTGGTTTGAATCCAATTCAGACCCTTTCTGATGTTCGTTCCAAACAAGTGAATGAAAGTAACTCGAATCTTGGAATCGATTGTTTAAACAAAGGCACAAATGACATGAAGGAGCAACATGTTATTGAAACGCTTGTAGGAAAGAAACAACAAATCTCACTTGCAACACAACTTGTACGAATGATTCTGAAAATTGATGATGTCAGATCACCTGGTGAACAACAGTAGATTTCTCACCACACATCGATGCGTCTTGCTCTTTCCTCAAATATCAAATGCACAATTGTACCACCCTTCCTATTAAATAGACTTCAATGGTAGAAGTGCTATATGGttatcaaaaatttaaacaacGTTTAACAGGAAATTAAATATGTTATCATGAAAGGGAACCAAGCATCGTATCAGAAACACGAAATTATAACTTTTTTTGAAGTGTAATCATTGTTATTTCAATTTAGGAGGAATTGCAGACCCAATCCTCGTTAGATGGTTGCATGAATTTTCTCACATCTGTTTGAATTATTCTACTTTAGTCATCTGATTAAGTATGGCCAAACTGTGTTCCTTGTTCAACTTTTGGCCAGCTGTAACGTGATATTTTGTATTGTTGCTCTAGGTAAATTGAAAGACTTGTTCCATCTTTTTCGCATGATTTGTTATTAAAATGTAGACAAAAATGAATTTACAGTTGTTGAAATTCCTGCTAAATTGAGTTTATGTAACGAAAATGCTAGCATTCAGGATTTTATAGAGTATATCCTGAAGACGACATGAAAGGCAATTAATTATGCGAGCAATGTATGACAAACCATAGGCCTCTTCCCATAACTGTTGTATGTCAGTTATATCTCCGGTCAAAACACATTTCAGACGCTCCACACAATTTTGAAGTCCATTCGATTTTAGGGAAAAGGGAATAGTTGAGTTGCGGTTAAGgtgaaaaatattacaaattttcctattttgtaGGGTTTTTGTCTTTTATCTCGATTTTTTTCCACATAGCattaaaaaaaaggtttagtAATATTACAAGGAAGCCACAGTAACGGTCTTTTCCTTCACACCCGAAACAGCCACACTATTGtgtcattttatattatttatattcacCGATGTCCTGATTACGTCATTGCCTCTCTGATACATCAACAGTTGTAATTACAAACACCACATTATGACGGGTGAGAGTAATATTTGATGAAAGTTGTTTATTATAATTCTGCTAACCTATGTTAGTCCTTCGCGGTTGTCAGAGGTTTGTGACGTAACAGTTGATTCTCTTGAGAGCTGTGTTCCCATCTAAACTTGGAAAAGTCAGTTTTGTTGAAGTTTAAAGGTATTTTTCATACGTATTACTCAGTATAAATTAGTGAAAGTAATGCTTCATAGTGTGATATCATACAAACTAAACGTACTAAGTTTGATAGAAGAGTCAGAGTTAGGACTTCTAGTTATTTTATTATAGCTTATAACTGAAAGTGAGCACTGATTTGACATAACTCTGGTAGCAGTCATTATCTATACGTAAATAGGACACCAGGCCTCTGAAATCGTGTGTACATCATAGATAGATTGTTCGCCTTATCCGTGGCCTATGGTAAATGATTTCTTAATCCCGTGTGCAATCAACGTAAGCATTTATCAACCGGACTATAAATAGGTCAACGACGTCTATGACAAAGGCAAGCTCTCTTTGTAGTGATATTCATTTGTGTACTGGTTCCAGATCGTGCAGAGTGTACTTTTAAGAGGAGCGAGACTTGCAGGAGTTGATAGAACGAAGAAATCTAGCCAGACAAAAGGTAGATTGATTTTTGTATGAGTATAAGAttatttcgactcaataatcATAACAGGCAATGATAATGATATgactgataaaaacaaatgaatataAACTGATTATAAAATCATGATTGTGTTCAAGCTATTCCACCCAAAGAAAGTAAGAtagagatttattgccacaaaaacaaagTCACCACTATTATAAACATAATAcgataaagaaaatatttcagcagTAATGACATTGATTGAAAGTCTCCAATGCTTCTGGATAAGGTTCACTTTTAGGTTGTTCGCGTTTACACAAGCCTCTGAGAATACCgacgaaataaatatctgaatcaaaatttttcaaaatatatatgtgtattaTATTATGTAGTCTTGAAGCCTAAACCATGATGTTAGTGTACCTTATTGTTGAATAGTGATAATTCGACACCCAATATTCTTTCGTAGTTGACATGCTGTGGCAGAAATAGTACATAACTTCCTTGTTGAATAGTTTTAACGAAAAAACATTGCCCTCTGTTTTCTgtcattatttaaaaatatagacCGAGTGGTGAGTGCTAAATTATGATAACCGAGATGTAATAAAGTGTTTAAATGTCACCAGTTGGAGATAAAAGATAGATTAGTTTGAATAAAGCATTCCTCGCGTGTATGTTTATATGCTTTTTGGTGGACGGGCGCGTACTCGtaggttttttttttaaaactttgtccttttaagttatgctcgtcctccaggtcctctgcattttgtttgtccgtttgttgttgttttgttttatgcataGTGACCGAAATAAAATCGATACAATCGTCTTCAAGATCATTCTTTGTCTTAAATTGTTTTTAAGCTGGTTGATGAtctaaaaatgtatttaaattttcaaatagatTATTTTCGgctaatattaattttgaatttcaaaagtAAATTTTCTGGGAATTTTGTCACTGGTTGTGTACTCGGGGataataattttaacaaaatggcgACAAAACCCAATTTGACGCTCACGCTCATCCTCCAAACAATGCTCCACAAAGGCAGTTGAGGAATCTTCTACGTCCAATTTTGAAGCGTGATATCACACTGTAATTCCtaaattataattgtattaAAACATATAGAATATGGCATATTCATCAGTGTAGAATATCGTATGTCAAATACATAAAACGTTTTTATATGTTACAAATAGTTTTGTCGCtaaaagcaaaatatttaccaccTCATAgatttcgaaacacccccccccccccccctaaaaggaaaagctggggaacacaCTGAGTAGACTCCTTTCCTGGCATGACAAATCAACTGCAACTGTTGGCCAATCAAAACTTTCACAGCTGTTTTCAAGCACTCCATTTACGCATATTGCTGTCtagtaaacaaaaacaataaagtGTAAATTTGAGGTATTTACTTACCGATTGCAGGTATTTTTAGTTATTGACGTATTTGCTACGTAGCAAACATAGATGGCGACGATCACGTCAATAGCGCGGTACACATCCACCCCAAGAGACATGTGGAGCATTAATGTAGCCATTGGAAAAACATTTGCACCGGAAGACGTCATCATAAAAGCCGTGAACAATGATCTAGAAATTATTGCGGAGAAATGGTCGCCGAACGGGACTGATTTACTAGCAAGTTTCAAACACCAGTAagcaaatttatatttcaagaaTAATCCTAATTTGGTCTTCAAGATTTTCAAACAGTGTTTAGGGGCACAGAATTTCGGGCCAGTTCTCACAAAATTACATCTACCTAAAACCTCATCTTGGCACAATTTCTTCTCCCCACGGAATATGCAACTGATTAGTCAATGGACCCGTGGATTCTTCGTCAGTGTTTCAATCCACGCTTCGTTCAAGTCAAGttcattttttccaaccagtaaaacaaacaaaatgaacacagaaaatacgaaaaaaaatgcggggaaccaaagctggttatccaGCAGCGACACCCGACTTGTACGCAGTTCTCACAAAATTCGTTTTCTATAAATAATTACATCTCCTCAAAACCTCATTTTGGCAACATTTCATCATCCTACGGAACAAGCTACTTTAACCGCTGAGGCATGAATTTTTCGTCAGTGTTTTGATCCACGCTTCGTTCTTGTACGCATCTTGGTTTAATATAAGGTCAGGCTGCCCCATCGACTCTCCTTCcgtcgatatatatatactgagcTATATCATACATGCTACTCGGAATATTATTTGGAGCTGGTAACACAAAAATACATCcgtttacattttttattattatttcagatgTCATTTACCAGACGACGTTGACGCAAAAACCATCACTACCCAATTATTACCCGGAGGAAAATTGATGCTCAAAGCCCGCAAAGTCTCGAACTAAATATTAAAAGTCACTACCGGTTCTTGAATGAACAATTTTTGCAAATCGATAAAACGAACTGATAAGACAATTTTGCCCTGAATGCCCAAACATATCGACATTTTCTACTATACATTATAGATTATACCATTGTCATATTTCGCCAATTTCTGACTACAATTTTAGTTTCAGAGGGTGTAATAACGGCCTTGCAGTTCACGTACCGTGTTTTCTCGacaataagacctagtcgatagcccaatttttttttggccTTAGTCGATAGCAACAAATCTTAgatcaatcatttaaaatgtGTGAGAGaggaaaaggttcaatgacATGAGGCAACGTGAAGATCACGCcacattcatattttatatatttgaaaatctcgtaattcgcTACTTTATAATTGCGTTCTTAATACATGAAAATAGAAGCCCTAGTGTTacttttcgaaagaaaattgaagtgAGAatctgtcttattttcgggtaAACACGGTATTATGGCTACAAAAATTGCCACGTGTGGCGAAATTTTTCCATTTCGACCTGTATATGAGACATATTTCTGGGCAAAGTATGTCATgggaaaaaaaagttttttaattgaatttcaTGTTTTCCAGCCTACCACATTCAGAATGAGATTTTGGTTAAATTAAAATTGGCAATGAAGAGAAATACATATGTTTGCTTGATGAATTTATAGCCTGTTATTGTTTCATAACTAACCTATAGTGGCTGGTTAAATTGAAAAGTACTCATACACTGAATCCTCTCATGACTTCGTTTACTATTTCTCAACATAACCATTTGAAAGTTACAATGGTACACCAAAAGGCCAATTTTcgtttatattttatatcaatAGTTTCTAGATTGTAAACGATTTGTACAATTTtgggtattcccgtagtgtgtgtaccaggttagagttaggcaaaaattttattccgattttcattattttagttctattacgaattcggggattgtctgtgtttaccaagtgaatataccccctgtccataggtttcattctctttaaacaacttgatgtaaagtaggcgaacaaaattagttacctccatattggtacacaaacttctggCGCGCCCAATTTTgagtatatataataaacagTTTGCAGTACAAGAATATTCAGTGTTAAATTTATGTACTCGTGAGTGACTTTTTTCCTGTGATATCATTCTCTGTTTTTACATTGTCATTTAGAAATAAACTTGAAATGCACTTTGAAATGATAGCGgctcatttttttatttaggaTAGCCATGGGCACATCTATGTTATTGCTGTACGAATTATCTGGATAAGCTGGTCTTTAATGGTCATTCTCATGTCTTGAATTGTTTTTGAGCTGAATAATTGAAATAACAGATCATGGTCATTTAAATCGCGGGTTGTATAGCGGTATGGATGATAGCGGTGTACTTGTATTCTagaattatattttgtaatatatattgcGATTTAGAATATTCTAAACACACACATATTATGTTAAGTGTTTAATTTATGATATTATATAATAAACAGTTTGCAGTACAAGAATATTCAGTGTTAAATTTATGTACTCGTGAGTGACCTTTTTCCTGTGATATCATTCTCTGTTTTAACATTGTCATTTAGAAATAAACTTGAAATGCACTTTGAAATGATAGCGGCTCATTTTTTCATTTAGGATAGCCATGGGCACATCAATGTTATTGCTATACGAATTATCTTGATAGCTACCTATCGCATATAAAATATACCGACAAAAGCCATACATTTTACTTGGCTCGGCATTTTACATTTgcttttgtttatttgttttgtgtTATTTTATATAGACCGCAACGGTCTGGggtaataaacgaattgaaattaaaaatgtgGACCGCCGTAACTTACTAGCACCTGCATGCGGGCCATCGTGGCTTTAGTTAGCAGGTCTGTGTCACAATGATGATTCATGTGTCTTGTGCCAACATCTGGTCCTGCGTCGCCAGTATCGAAAATCTTCCGAATTTAGCGTAGCAAGATTTcgcaaaatcaaaatgaaagaTTGCAGTCAttcttggcggattaaaaacacaaatataaaattataacacTGTACACCGAAATTtaggatgaaatatcagattacAATGGgattatattttgaaagttaCTAGATTGATGAGCATCGCCGCTTGTTGTCTTAAGCGCGAGGGTTTTATTTAGGAAGTGAACATCAGTAATAAGTAGTTAAAGACTGGACTATGATATAATTTCCATGTAATTCACATGTCCCGTGACAATGATCTACTCTTCTCCATTCAATTGcaacatgaattgaaatactaagTAATCCGTTTCATTCCCTTCTCCATTATTggaacaaaatatgaaaacaagcCCCGCTTTTACcagacagctacgagttagttcagtgccaccgcgctgtgttacggtggTAGCGGAACCGCCCTATCTGCAGAAGTTCTTATCTTGTGACAgtgtgaattgaaattgcaagatggtccaaCTCACAACTGTAGTAACACCAATGATCCGAGTCACTACTGTAATATACCACCAAGTACGGCACTATTCGCCATTTACCATTCCTCAAATCTTAGCAAAGCAAGGATTCCTTTAcgaacaagagagctgtgctcaaatatatgtatacgtcacaaggtgtcgctattttttattctgacacataaaaaacgagtCTCTTGAAAtctacagaaatttttgaaataagtaaaagtaatagccttctggcaaaaaaatcaatcttcaaccactgaaaatttcaaagcaattgattcAGTATTCGGAGAGAAAAgagatttcatcatgacgaaagagaagaatactaacaagaacaagagagcaatgctcaaatatatggacacccagaacaattccccaaaaatcatatgcggtgtcTTACCAATACctgtataaacaaagcaccacatcacagaaATCAAACAGActaaaacacggtggtcgcaaattggttgacaacgATATTATCGACGttttggaaatgcgcaccctcTTATACCCCCTCCTTTGAATGTAAAAACGCGAAACCttcaaagatggttaaaagaaacacaactctacccacctgccaagtttcatctttttatctcttacatttgtatgaattttcaagcttttgacagctacgagttaggtCAGTGTCACCgtgctgtgttacggtaccagaacttttctatctttaaaaacattgggcttttaattgcatttctgactgtcatatattttaagaacacggttatttcgaacaaaactcgtcaaactataaacaaagcaccacatcacagcaatcaaacagactaaaacacggtggtcgcaaattggttacCAAatatattatcgacgtattggaaatgcgcacccccctattccccctcctttagatgtagaaacgcgaaaccttcaaaggtggttaaaagaaacacaactctacccacctgtcaagtttcatctttttatctcttatatttgtatggattttcgaGCTTaggacagctacgagttagttcggtgtcaccgcgctgtgttacggtaccaaaACTTCTATAtctgggcttctaattgcatttctgaccgtcatatattttaagaacacggttattttgaacaaaactcgtcaaattatgaacaaagcaccacatcacagcaatcaaacagacaaaaacgcaaattggttgacaaagatattatcgacgttttggaaatgcgcacccccctattccccTTCCTACCTGTAATGCCAGACGCTTCTTCTTTGCAAAACCAACTTATTCGATTTATCACGGTAATTAaacagcagataccacagtctacaaatatattcacaccaagcgaagcatttcgaccacagtctacaaatatattcacaccaagcgaagcagtactgTACCTGTACGGTTACCGTACCTttagaccacagtctacaaatatattcacaccaagagAAGCAGTGGAGTACGGTTTTCCGTACCTTTCTAgagtctagaccagtggttcccaaacttttttgaccatcgcccccctgaagtagtttatacaacttcatcgccccccggcaatacaaaaaaatgtaaagtcagaaacgaatatattacagaccaaataagaagacaaatcatagtttatagtgttttttaatgagaatagatgagcttggtgttcttcagcgagcttttttttattatgtttaaaattaccccgtttaagTCGACTTCGTTGTATTGAttgcaatagtagcacggcagaaaacccctttttcaccatataataggtcggaaatgaaagaatctaGGGTTCCACCtactcaaaaaccgccgtgtactcttgccttatagcatttcacttcctaaattcaccccatttcacattaaaataatgaaaacaaagttaattttcccaaacttataatattgattttcgtacatctcattcattcgtacagcctgatgaccttccccaaaatacttcggtaaaattcacccccgattcctcatcctaccacggcctccagtctGATCATCAGTCCATAATTACCCAGCcattgtttttggattcatggactcggatgtggaagaagccgtgaccgactatcggctacggcccagattgtcggcaaattttatgtcgctcgcaggacaaaattcagggttgctatgcttttgcgggtcgcatatatttttcgGAAGTTAAAAAAGGAACAGCGCACAAAatctgcgacaattcgtgaactcaactcagtcgtcttattataaaaatattacaatgacatttaatgtgacactgtctttttgctgcatcacgctggatagctttacgacgccaagattgaaacattttctaaatgggcatcactaatcccagttcgttgcttgttctttgtaatgttcattttcgaaaataattgttcgcacaaatatgtacttccaaacatcgaagtgaatattttcgcatgatttgtgaaatttcgataaagattttctttaagaagatacattcttacaaaaattaagcagtgatgaatctctcgaatagaatatgaattttatttctttatggctttgcaatatattcgaatattgactgcgctattgaacccctgccatcagcatcaacttttcttcgagtttccatttgtttaattataattaaattgtaggctcgttaaacgagaagccgttcaatagaatttttaggatatatataataaaatttagtccaaaagtttctcacgataaattctgttacgaaaaaaaatgttatttactcctcaagcgtagattataaataaaaaaaatttatcgtcaaaaccgccgtttggatgtttccccgggcatagacttccttgtttacgtcgtgacattggccaatcagcaagatgcaaaaaacgtaacaatgccccctttcgcatccgctcaagCGCTCAGACacgctcactcagacagattttcaggcgtggtggtgaacattacctcattttcgcgtttttgaattatattcgttagtttttagttgtttttcggaaatttaaatataaatcaaataagtcaatgattactttgtcctcctatgagtttcagtttaaatacagaaatcaaaaattagtgtagaaatagctgtgatagactaggataaaattctttatcggtactttcaaaaaacagatggttgaatggtgtgtattagaaagatagtttgaaacaaataccccattttacaggcaacaactcgtgAAACCACtcttttaaaataagcaccgacaattttaaaatggtaaagtatcggaagaattttccgcagtcaaaggtcggggaaagatcCGTTCAGTGAATCGaatttactccggccgtattttgccgaccactgggatacgcaaactaccgtaccttactgcgaagacgagttcagaaatcctttcgcgtgtgataatcgcccacatgattcaagcctgcgaatgcacacagagtacagaattaagtgcgccgaacataaaacagatttcgcgaaatcgcccccttcgaatttttcgcccccctccgtatcgttttcgcccactggggggcgatatcgcccactttgggaatcactggtctagaccacagtctacaaatatattcacaccaacaGTACAGTACGGTCTACCGTACCTTTAGCATCACCGCCATTCACCGGTAACCTCGAAAACTTGCGATTTTTGAGTAGCGACGACTTTCAGAATCCGCCGTCACCCCAAcattcgatggcacgtgatcaaaaaagAAGTGCCTGCATAGTGCATATGCGTTcgcagaacgttcagtgacgtcatagcaaacaaaaacaaatctcacagagctaacagaagtatttgaaataaataaagcaatagccttctggagaaaaatttcatctttaatcattaaaatttcaaagcaattggtccagcgaTCAAAGAGAATAGCGGTGTTTTAATATtcccactaggtgtccaaaaagtgtcaaagtacaacataacaacaaaacgatcgttatgtccactacgtgtccaacaacaacataatattgaaacgatcgttatgtacactgacgtgtccaaaaacggTTGAAGTTACGTAAGTTGCATATAAGGAGAGGGAGTTGTGGTtgcaaaccatgcaaaaaatcTCAATTTTGGTCAAACCACACTG
The genomic region above belongs to Styela clava chromosome 13, kaStyClav1.hap1.2, whole genome shotgun sequence and contains:
- the LOC120332519 gene encoding T-complex protein 1 subunit epsilon-like, whose product is MAAAMAFDEYGRPFIIVRDQESKSRLSGLEAIKSHILAAKTVAYTVRTSLGPNGLDKMMVSPDGEVTVTNDGATILDKMDVNHQIAKLMVELSKSQDDEIGDGTTGVVVLAGALLEHAEQLIDRGIHPIRIADGYEAAMHVAIKKLDEIADVFKVDPNDSENLVRVAMTTLGSKIVNKCHHQFAKIAVDAVMAVADFKRKDVDFELIKVEAKQGGKLEDSQLIKGVLVDKDMSHPQMPKVIKGAKLAILTCPFEPPKPKTKHKLDVTSVEDYKQLQEYEKKKFHEMIKQVKDTGANLAICQWGFDDEANHLLLQNELPAVRWVGGPEIELIAIATGGRIVPRFSELTPEKLGHAGLVRELSFGTTKDKMLVIEECKNTKAVTIFLRGGNKMIVQEAKRSVHDALCVIRNLVRDNRVVYGGGACEIACAVAVSKEAELNPSLEQYAMRAYVQALESVPLALAENSGLNPIQTLSDVRSKQVNESNSNLGIDCLNKGTNDMKEQHVIETLVGKKQQISLATQLVRMILKIDDVRSPGEQQ
- the LOC120332540 gene encoding heat shock protein beta-7-like, with the protein product MATITSIARYTSTPRDMWSINVAIGKTFAPEDVIIKAVNNDLEIIAEKWSPNGTDLLASFKHQCHLPDDVDAKTITTQLLPGGKLMLKARKVSN